The Drosophila gunungcola strain Sukarami chromosome 3L unlocalized genomic scaffold, Dgunungcola_SK_2 000003F, whole genome shotgun sequence genome contains a region encoding:
- the LOC128258069 gene encoding carboxypeptidase B codes for MMAAKTKRNTQTANDRNRDTPFTPVRRLVIPRPDILHSYLEYKQINQYLEYLAQRYPCFVHMYTLGQTHEKREIRALEINWMNSENVELSTQMREQSPPPFVANGRSKAPAVHTGEHCRKTVFIEAGTHAREWISISTALNCIYQLTERYTRNIEVLRKLRFIIVPLVNPDGYEYSRTKNVNWRKNRRPHKSSKFVGTDCNRNYDIFWGSGPSKINRNTYKGERAFSEPETRAIRNILDRMSPNLLFFLSLHSYGQSIMYPWGYCRESPLYWRELSSLANSGKSAIKSYNGREYRTGSISCLTKRTIAGSVVDYVYGVLKVPMALVMELPSRELGFQPPVEMVSQIGHESWYGIREMCKRSYDLRLQIKRENEPPLPRPAHYESPQPNNDGMATVSPSLSTEESTAGGDCAKTLAKRKKRAKHSVVAQHEAILRLHRGSKTSGPQVLPEGLHALPAGLFPRQLAPTNPPMKRSGLSRDGRGGGDGVILTSRGKPPISSTMPLGVFL; via the exons ATGATGGCCGCCAAAACCAAACGAAATACACAGACGGCCAACGACCGGAACCGGGATACACCCTTTACGCCGGTGCGCCGATTGGTAATCCCACGACCGGATATCCTGCATTCGTACCTGGAGTACAAGCAAATTAACCAGTATTTGGAGTATCTGGCCCAGCGGTATCCCTGCTTCGTGCACATGTACACGTTGGGTCAAACGCACGAGAAGCGCGAAATTCGAGCCTTGGAGATTAACTGGATGAACTCGGAAAACGTCGAGTTGTCCACACAGATGCGTGAGCAATCGCCGCCGCCATTTGTGGCCAACGGACGATCCAAGGCTCCGGCGGTCCACACGGGCGAGCACTGCCGGAAAACGGTCTTCATCGAGGCGGGTACCCATGCCCGCGAGTGGATCAGCATCTCCACGGCCCTCAACTGCATCTACCAGCTGACGGAGCGCTACACCAGGAACATAGAAGTCCTGCGAAAGCTGCGCTTCATCATCGTGCCTCTGGTCAATCCCGATGGATACGAATACTCCCGCACCAAG AATGTGAATTGGCGCAAGAACCGGCGGCCCCACAAATCCAGCAAATTTGTGGGTACCGACTGCAACCGCAACTACGACATCTTTTGGGGCAGCGGACCCAGTAAGATAAACCGGAACACGTATAAGGGCGAACGTGCCTTTTCCGAGCCGGAGACGCGGGCTATACGGAATATACTTGACCGGATGAGTCCCAACCTGCTGTTCTTCCTGTCGCTTCACTCTTACGGCCAGAGCATCATGTATCCATGGGGCTACTGCCGCGAAAGTCCGCTCTACTGGAGAGAGCTGAGCTCCTTGGCCAACTCCGGAAAGAGTGCCATTAAGTCGTACAACGGACGGGAGTACCGGACGGGAAGCATCAGCTGCCTCACCAAGCGCACCATAGCCGGATCAGTTGTGGACTATGTGTACGGAGTGCTGAAGGTGCCGATGGCTTTGGTGATGGAGCTGCCCTCGCGAGAACTGGGCTTCCAGCCGCCGGTGGAGATGGTGAGTCAAATCGGCCACGAAAGCTGGTACGGAATCCGGGAGATGTGCAAGCGATCCTATGACCTGCGACTCCAGATCAAGCGCGAGAACGAGCCACCATTGCCACGTCCGGCTCACTACGAGTCGCCGCAGCCCAATAACGATGGCATGGCCACTGTGAGTCCGAGCCTGTCAACGGAGGAGTCTACGGCTGGTGGTGATTGTGCCAAGACCTTGGCCAAGAGGAAAAAGCGGGCGAAGCACTCGGTCGTGGCGCAACATGAAGCCATCCTCCGCCTGCATAGGGGTTCCAAGACAAGTGGACCACAGGTCCTGCCCGAAGGACTGCATGCGCTACCCGCCGGTCTCTTTCCGCGGCAATTGGCCCCGACAAATCCACCGATGAAGCGATCCGGCCTCAGCCGCGATGGTCGAGGCGGTGGCGATGGGGTGATCCTTACCAGTCGTGGCAAACCACCCATCTCGTCCACCATGCCGCTGGGGGTGTTTCTATAA
- the LOC128258074 gene encoding carboxypeptidase B, which produces MAKMWQGIVWSLTFCLVGLAGFGLGNNLAGYEGYTKYTVQHGGEDAFRYMVDLQTNDAELDFWLLTRNSSVLTVSPKRKSQFEARLSSLGVNYEMQPLMELMAALQANSSFAEDDFDGEYEECQLEDCEQAERPRRRARRQARGFFSHYPRYHEVLSFMSGLAARYPQYCRYESLGRSNEGRHIAALSISLNSRVRPRRVAYIQAATHGREWITTQTVLYLAYELLSNLRAFTRVLQDVEIFLVPLVNPDGYEYTHSTDRFWRKNRHRYAGHSCSGVDINRNFGNHWNYQGASQNLCSEVYSGTAPNSEPETSAVVRYLEFNRNRVKLSLDVHSFGKFIFYPYGYAKNTVPPTVGTLRSVALRAANQIGRYRGTRYTTGTSASILYEASGSLDDFAYGNLGIPLSYTLELPGDEFHVPAHDIIHVCKETFAGFIEFIRHVSLY; this is translated from the exons ATGGCAAAAATGTGGCAGGGAATCGTGTGGAGCTTGACTTTCTGCCTCGTCGGATTGGCGGGTTTCGGCCTCGGCAACAACTTGGCCGGCTATGAAGG CTACACCAAATACACGGTGCAACATGGTGGCGAGGATGCATTCCGGTATATGGTGGATCTGCAGACGAACGACGCGGAGCTGGACTTCTGGCTCCTGACCAGGAACTCCTCCGTGCTGACAGTGAGCCCCAAGCGGAAGAGCCAGTTCGAGGCGCGTCTGTCCAGTTTGGGAGTGAACTACGAGATGCAGCCACTGATGGAGTTGATGGCCGCCCTGCAGGCGAACAGTTCCTTTGCCGAGGACGATTTCGATGGGGAGTACGAGGAGTGCCAGCTGGAGGATTGCGAGCAGGCGGAACGTCCACGTCGGAGAGCTCGTCGGCAGGCCCGCGGATTCTTCTCGCACTATCCGCGGTACCATGAGGTGCTCAGCTTCATGAGCGGATTGGCCGCCAGATATCCGCAGTACTGTCGCTACGAGTCCCTGGGTCGCTCCAATGAGGGTCGTCACATAGCCGCCCTCTCGATTTCTCTGAACAGCCGGGTACGACCTCGTCGAGTGGCCTATATCCAGGCAGCCACCCACGGCAGGGAGTGGATCACCACGCAGACGGTCCTCTATTTGGCCTACGAACTGCTCAGTAATCTGCGAGCCTTTACAAGGGTCCTGCAGGATGTGGAGATTTTCCTGGTGCCACTCGTCAATCCCGATGGCTATGAATACACCCACTCCACG GACCGTTTCTGGCGCAAGAACCGTCATCGTTATGCGGGTCATTCCTGCTCCGGCGTGGACATCAACCGGAACTTTGGCAACCACTGGAACTATCAGGGCGCCAGCCAGAAC CTCTGCTCGGAGGTTTACTCAGGAACAGCGCCCAATTCGGAGCCGGAGACCTCGGCCGTGGTGCGATATCTGGAATTCAATCGGAACCGTGTGAAACTCAGCCTGGATGTTCACTCATTTggcaaattcattttttatccCTACGGCTATGCGAA AAACACCGTACCACCCACCGTGGGAACGCTGCGTTCAGTTGCTCTGAGGGCCGCCAACCAGATCGGCAGGTACCGTGGCACCCGCTACACCACGGGCACCTCCGCCTCCATTTTGTATGAAGCCTCTGGCAGTTTGGACGACTTCGCCTACGGCAACCTGGGAATCCCACTGTCCTACACGCTCGAGCTGCCCGGTGACGAGTTCCACGTGCCCGCCCACGACATCATCCACGTCTGCAAGGAGACGTTCGCCGGCTTCATCGAGTTCATCCGGCATGTGAGCCTCTACTAG
- the LOC128258076 gene encoding carboxypeptidase B, which translates to MAASLLGLLTLLLVHPLVLFAWQDYKDYRVYELKPHGIEDRNLIRKLSREKPLWDFLGTYRNSNDSSLRVMIPPEEVDSSVKTFSSHHLEHRMLIADLAPFVQAQRAENIKRKEIIQMPHIDVLGAFYTHSEINEYLDSLPERFPKQVQVKQFGWSYERRPLKVLTISNGDGKRNKPVILIDGTVHAREWISPSMALYIIQQLLDNYSENQELLQDYDWVIMPVVNADGYEYTHTDSRYWRKTRRPTNNPECVGTDINRNFGYEWGHDEGSSSDPCEDTYRGERPFDQPESQVLRDVLLNYRGRLNFYLSLHSYGNYFLLPWGYTREFPERYQDMMSVADAGGMAIVHSTNGIYSWGSTYHVLYPTSGDTADFALGVVNATVAMTMELPAAGFQGFDPWVSHIERLVTESWVGVRAMAAEVIRSYPA; encoded by the exons ATGGCTGCGTCGCTCTTGGGATTACTAACTCTACTGCTGGTGCACCCCTTGGTCTTGTTCGCTTGGCAGGATTACAAGGACTACAGGGTTTACGAGCTAAAGCCTCACGGAATTGAAGACCGGAATCTGATACGAAAGTTGTCTAGGGAAAAGCCACTTTGGGATTTTCTGGGGACCTATCGGAATTCGAATGATAGTTCCCTAAGGGTAATGATTCCGCCTGAAGAAGTTGATAGTTCGGTTAAAACTTTTAGTAGCCATCACTTGGAACATCGCATGCTGATTGCTGATCTGGCACCCTTTGTGCAGGCCCAGCGAGCGGAGAACATAAAGAGAAAAGAGATCATCCAAATGCCACACATCGATGTCCTGGGAGCATTTTATACCCACTCGGAAATCAACGAATACCTGGATAGTTTACCAGAACGGTTTCCCAAACAAGTTCAGGTAAAGCAATTTGGATGGAGTTACGAGCGAAGACCCCTTAAAGTTTTGACCATTTCCAACGGAGACGGGAAGCGGAACAAGCCGGTGATCCTAATCGATGGCACCGTGCATGCCAGGGAATGGATATCGCCGTCGATGGCCCTCTACATCATCCAACAGTTGTTGGATAACTATTCGGAAAACCAGGAGCTCTTACAAGATTACGACTGGGTGATAATGCCAGTGGTGAATGCCGATGGATATGAATATACTCACACCGATTCGCGTTATTGGCGGAAGACCCGTCGCCCCACAAATAATCCGGAATGTGTTGGCACCGATATCAACCGCAATTTCGGCTACGAGTGGGGCCACGACGAGGGATCCTCTTCAGATCCCTGCGAGGATACTTACCGAGGAGAGCGACCCTTTGACCAGCCCGAGTCGCAGGTCCTGCGAGATGTTCTGCTCAATTACCGGGGACGTCTTAACTTTTATCTTTCACTGCACTCCTACGGCAATTACTTCCTCCTACCCTGGGGATATACCAG AGAATTTCCGGAACGCTACCAGGACATGATGTCTGTGGCGGATGCGGGCGGCATGGCGATCGTCCACTCCACGAACGGAATATATAGCTGGGGGAGCACCTACCACGTCCTATATCCGACGTCGGGCGACACGGCGGACTTTGCTCTGGGCGTGGTCAATGCCACGGTGGCCATGACCATGGAGCTGCCAGCGGCAGGATTCCAGGGATTCGATCCCTGGGTCTCCCACATCGAGCGATTGGTCACGGAAAGTTGGGTGGGAGTGCGGGCCATGGCCGCGGAGGTGATAAGGTCCTATCCGGCGTAA
- the LOC128258077 gene encoding carboxypeptidase B: MKFSLGLLVLFLGATLVAADHDYEGYRIYEVTPSNSDQAQLLHQLSLQGFDFISESRLIGHHSRVIVSPDQLEQFQQLVEGEKIDNTLVNSNLGASIAEEFAQRQMQRLLAPITGKGRLSTERYYTHEEIINYIDDLANRFPKRVYVKTVGWSYEQRVLKTITITNGDGKAGKKLIFMDGGFHAREWISPAAVLYVIDQLVEHFEDNAHLLEDYDWVILPLVNADGYEHSQTGTTARMWRKTRQPYKYAGRTCYGADPNRNFAFHWNEEGASSNPCADTYAGPTAFSEPETIVVRDLMHSLADRGVMYLTIHSYGNYLLYPWGWTSDLPENWEDLDAVARTGAEAIKSATGTEYTYGSSTNVLYIAAGASDDYGYYAGFNVSITMELTGAGSIGFNPPVTRIDEFVTETWIGIRAMAEKLIEMY; encoded by the exons ATGAAGTTCTCCCTGGGTTTGCTAGTACTATTCTTGGGCGCCACTCTAGTGGCCGCCGATCACGATTATGAGGG TTATCGCATTTACGAGGTTACTCCTTCGAATTCTGACCAGGCTCAACTGCTGCACCAGCTCAGCCTGCAGGGATTTGATTTCATCAGCGAGAGTCGCCTGATAGGACATCATTCTCGTGTGATCGTGAGTCCTGACCAGTTGGAGCAGTTCCAGCAGTTGGTTGAGGGGGAGAAGATTGACAACACCCTAGTGAATTCCAACCTGGGAGCCTCCATTGCCGAGGAGTTTGCCCAGCGGCAGATGCAGCGTCTTTTGGCGCCCATCACGGGAAAGGGTCGCCTGAGCACGGAGCGCTATTACACTCACGAGGAGATCATTAACTATATCGATGACCTGGCCAACCGTTTTCCCAAGCGGGTGTACGTTAAGACCGTGGGTTGGTCCTATGAGCAGCGAGTCCTGAAGACCATCACCATCACGAATGGCGATGGAAAGGCCGGCAAGAAGTTGATCTTCATGGATGGCGGTTTCCATGCCAGGGAATGGATTTCTCCGGCGGCGGTTCTCTATGTCATCGATCAGCTTGTGGAGCATTTCGAGGATAATGCCCATCTGCTGGAGGACTACGACTGGGTGATCCTTCCCCTGGTGAATGCCGACGGGTATGAGCACTCCCAGACCGGAACCACGGCTCGCATGTGGCGCAAGACCCGCCAGCCGTATAAGTATGCCGGACGGACGTGCTACGGAGCGGATCCCAACCGGAACTTTGCCTTCCACTGGAACGAGGAGGGTGCCTCCTCAAATCCCTGCGCGGACACCTATGCCGGCCCAACCGCCTTCTCCGAACCGGAGACCATTGTCGTCCGGGATCTGATGCACTCGCTGGCGGACAGGGGCGTTATGTACCTCACCATCCACTCCTACGGAAACTATCTGCTGTATCCTTGGGGATGGACTTC CGATCTGCCCGAAAACTGGGAAGATCTGGATGCAGTAGCCCGCACTGGAGCCGAAGCCATTAAGAGCGCCACTGGGACCGAGTACACCTACGGATCCTCCACCAACGTCCTATACATTGCAGCTGGAGCCAGTGATGATTATGGCTACTACGCCGGCTTCAACGTTTCCATCACCATGGAGTTGACAGGAGCTGGCTCGATCGGATTCAATCCTCCAGTCACCCGGATCGATGAGTTCGTCACCGAAACCTGGATCGGTATCCGTGCCATGGCCGAGAAGCTAATCGAGATGTACTAA
- the LOC128258075 gene encoding carboxypeptidase B, protein MTVWWLLLALSYLSLSAGLQKSNKYDGYKVYEVSSKARSAALELTISELVKNESYYEVFSGFKGGNSAKVMVHPDEQVNFVKLMAENNAAYDVLNRNVGLTLSRQFETNRMLRQWFPYNGRLGTERYYTHDEINQYIEDLARDNPRRVFVKPVGKSYEGRWLKTVTITNGDARRNKNVILVDGGFHAREWISPAAAVHLINELVENFESNADLLLDFDWVILPVVNADGYEFTQTLPDNRLWRKTRKPSSSDCIGTDPNRNFGFHWNEAGASEDPCDNTYAGPKPFSEPEALVVRDLIHSYADRGQMYLTLHSYGSLILYPWGWTDAVPDTVDDLDEVAAEGKKAILEATGTIYTFGPSTTTINYAAAGASDDYAFNAGFPISFTMELPFGGKDGFDPPASDIDRLVKETWVGIAAMARRVIQKYPLA, encoded by the exons ATGACAGTTTGGTGGCTTTTGCTGGCACTCAGCTATCTGAGCTTGTCTGCTGGACTACAGAAATCCAACAAATACGATgg TTACAAAGTATACGAGGTGTCTAGTAAAGCTCGTTCTGCAGCCTTAGAACTTACTATTTCCGAATTGGTTAAGAATGAGTCATACTATGAGGTGTTCTCCGGCTTTAAAGGTGGTAATTCAGCCAAGGTGATGGTCCATCCCGACGAGCAGGTAAACTTTGTAAAGTTGATGGCTGAGAACAATGCGGCCTATGACGTTCTCAACCGGAATGTGGGCCTAACCTTGAGCCGCCAATTCGAAACGAACCGGATGTTGCGTCAGTGGTTCCCCTACAATGGAAGATTGGGTACGGAAAGGTACTACACTCATGATGAAATCAACCAGTATATCGAGGATTTGGCCAGGGACAATCCACGTCGGGTTTTCGTGAAGCCCGTGGGCAAAAGCTACGAGGGTCGGTGGCTGAAAACCGTGACTATAACTAATGGTGATGCACGGCGTAATAAAAATGTGATCCTCGTGGATGGCGGCTTCCATGCTCGCGAATGGATCTCGCCGGCAGCTGCGGTTCATCTAATCAATGAGCTGGTGGAGAACTTCGAAAGCAATGCGGATCTCCTGCTGGACTTCGATTGGGTTATTCTTCCGGTGGTCAACGCCGATGGCTATGAGTTCACCCAGACTTTGCCCGACAATCGTCTCTGGCGGAAGACCCGGAAACCCAGCAGTTCCGATTGCATCGGTACCGATCCTAATCGAAACTTTGGTTTCCACTGGAACGAGGCGGGCGCCTCGGAGGATCCGTGTGATAACACTTACGCTGGACCGAAACCTTTCTCCGAACCGGAGGCTCTGGTGGTGAGGGATCTCATCCATAGCTACGCGGATCGAGGACAAATGTATCTTACATTGCACTCCTATGGCTCGCTAATCCTATATCCATGGGGCTGGACCGA cgCTGTTCCCGATACCGTCGACGATCTAGATGAGGTAGCTGCAGAAGGCAAAAAAGCTATTCTGGAGGCCACAGGCACTATTTACACGTTTGGACCCTCTACGACTACCATAAATTACGCGGCTGCTGGAGCTAGTGATGATTATGCCTTTAATGCGGGATTCCCGATTTCATTCACCATGGAACTACCATTCGGTGGCAAGGATGGATTTGATCCCCCGGCATCGGATATCGATCGTTTGGTCAAGGAGACCTGGGTGGGCATTGCGGCCATGGCACGGAGAGTTATTCAAAAGTATCCCCTGGCCTAA
- the LOC128258392 gene encoding probable G-protein coupled receptor Mth-like 6 produces the protein MWQSQKFFGSLIVLMIVSTSRAEISNCSYFDTVDGADHQLKDILGSKGLSAMAKGNYNFKLRADGKKELVKEHSRVCVCHLKACVRFCCPNGKMLAHGKCSDVLEKELLLTRLHLSKTLKNQSVEELPDVSQLIVLRDQSCEERNRLGPFPYTVLKNGTALSKDYNWTLHKGDSLTYMSSVLTKLRAGVREVAVTSMICYILTISAYLYVKKLRNLTGKCFICCLICMFMKCFIWMLDAWNLLDNFRSPACYITHFFWLASFLWFFVLNHKLWKDFGSDKSKIYREIPFVFYNVFVWNTAAVLTGVIIVINVLRKKETWYLNQYFVTIKDPDWLTLIYFYGPMLILTIFNTSLYILTSITILNKEREVKKGLPFFLESA, from the exons ATGTGGCAGTCACAGAAATTTTTCGGTTCTCTAATTGTTCTTATGATCGTGAGCACGTCAAGGGCAGAAATTTCAAACTGCTCTTACTTCGATACGGTGGATGGAGCGGATCACCAACTTAAGGATATTTTAGGGTCTAAAGGGCTATCTGCTATGGCGAAGGGAAATTACAACTTTAAGCTGCGGGCGGACGGAAAAAAAGAGCTAGTAAAAGAGCATTCAAGAGTCTGTGTTTGTCACTTGAAGGCTTGCGTTCGGTTCTGCTGTCCCAACGGAAAAATGTTGGCCCACGGCAAGTGCAGCGATGTCCTCGAAAAGGAACTTCTCCTTACCCGTCTCCACTTGAGTAAAACCCTCAAAAATCAATCGGTGGAGGAGCTGCCCGATGTCTCACAACTGATTGTATTAAGGGACCAGTCCTGCGAGGAGAGGAACAGATTGGGGCCGTTTCCTTATACTGTGTTAAAG AACGGAACCGCCCTATCCAAAGACTACAACTGGACGTTACACAAAGGGGATAGCCTTACCTATATGTCTTCAGTTTTAACGAAGTTGCGAGCGGGGGTGCGTGAGG TCGCCGTAACTTCAATGATATGCTATATCCTCACGATCTCTGCATATCTATACGTGAAAAAACTTCGAAATCTGACTGGCAAGTGCTTTATCTGCTGCCTCATTTGCATGTTCATGAAATGCTTCATTTGGATGCTGGATGCTTGGAATTTGTTGGACAACTTTCGTTCACCAGCTT GTTACATAACACACTTCTTCTGGTTGGCTTcatttctttggttttttgtcTTAAACCATAAGTTGTGGAAGGATTTTGGGAGTGACAAAAGTAAGATTTACCGGGAAATTCCTTTCGTGTTCTACAACGTTTTTGTGTGGAACACTGCGGCTGTCCTGACCGGAGTTATCATTGTAATAAATGTTTTACGGAAGAAAGAAACATGGTATCTTAACCAATATTTTGTAACGATCAAAGACCCGGATTGGCTTACTCTAATCTACTTCTATGGACCGATGCTGATCCTGACCATCTTCAATACATCCCTTTATATCCTCACATCAATTACTATCCTTAATAAAGAGAGGGAAGTGAAGAAAGGGTTGCCTTTCTTTCTGGAAAGTGCATGA
- the LOC128258078 gene encoding carboxypeptidase B, whose translation MLKLFALVLLLSGVALAADHYDGYKIYDINTRNAFEKQLLLRLSSNEEYDFFDLPRSLDAPSRVMVKPGDQEGFEHLLAKYNVDFSVLSEDLGVSLRQEREDNQNQRLMNLRSAGRSISFTAFHRHAEINAYLDELAAAYPSRVSVQVAGKSYEKRDIKTITITNGDGKTGKNVIFLDAGIHAREWIAHAGALYVIHQLAENYAANANLLKNFDWVILPVVNPDGYEYTHTSTRMWRKTRKPITSACYGTDANRNFDFHWGEVGASSYSCSDTFKGETAFSEPETQLLRDLLLGLSGRGKFYLTLHSYGNYLLYPWGYTSALPSSWRDIDEVAQAGAAAIKSATGTKYTVGSSTNVLYAAAGGSDDYAFGVAKFPVSITMELPAGGTGFNPSTSQIQSFVAETWVGIKAMAQKVTEKY comes from the exons ATGCTGAAACTATTCGcactggtgctgctgctgagcGGCGTGGCATTGGCAGCCGACCACTACGACGG CTACAAGATCTACGACATCAATACCCGAAATGCCTTCGAgaagcagctgctgctgcgttTGTCGAGCAACGAGGAGTACGACTTCTTCGATCTGCCCCGCTCCCTGGACGCGCCGAGTCGCGTGATGGTGAAGCCCGGCGATCAGGAGGGATTCGAGCACCTGTTGGCGAAGTACAACGTGGACTTCTCGGTGCTCAGCGAGGACTTGGGAGTGTCGCTGCGTCAGGAGCGCGAGGACAACCAGAACCAGAGGCTTATGAATCTGCGGTCCGCCGGACGCAGCATTAGCTTCACCGCCTTCCACCGCCACGCAGAGATCAATGCCTATTTGGATGAACTGGCCGCCGCCTATCCCAGCCGAGTGTCCGTGCAGGTTGCCGGCAAGTCGTACGAGAAGCGGGACATCAagaccatcaccatcaccaatGGCGATGGCAAGACTGGCAAGAATGTGATCTTCCTGGACGCCGGCATCCATGCCCGTGAATGGATCGCTCATGCCGGAGCCCTGTATGTGATCCACCAGCTGGCGGAGAACTATGCTGCCAACGCGAACCTGCTGAAGAACTTCGACTGGGTCATCCTGCCGGTGGTCAATCCCGATGGCTATGAGTACACCCACACGAGCACCCGTATGTGGCGCAAGACCCGGAAGCCCATCACCAGTGCCTGCTACGGCACCGATGCCAACCGCAACTTCGACTTCCACTGGGGAGAGGTGGGCGCCTCCAGCTACTCCTGCTCCGACACCTTCAAGGGCGAGACGGCCTTCTCCGAGCCGGAGACCCAGCTGCTCCGCGATCTCCTGCTCGGCCTGAGCGGACGCGGCAAGTTCTACCTGACCCTGCACTCCTACGGCAACTACCTGCTGTATCCTTGGGGATATACCTC GGCTCTTCCCAGCAGCTGGCGCGACATTGATGAGGTGGCCCAGGCTGGAGCGGCTGCCATCAAGAGTGCCACCGGGACCAAGTACACCGTGGGCAGTTCCACCAATGTTTTGTATGCGGCTGCCGGCGGTAGCGATGACTATGCCTTCGGAGTGGCCAAGTTCCCGGTGTCCATCACCATGGAACTGCCTGCTGGCGGTACTGGGTTCAATCCCAGCACCAGCCAGATCCAGTCCTTCGTGGCCGAAACCTGGGTGGGCATCAAGGCCATGGCCCAGAAGGTTACCGAAAAGTACTAG